The following proteins come from a genomic window of Peptoniphilus equinus:
- a CDS encoding CehA/McbA family metallohydrolase: protein MTLYHTIPLHIPQSVFGVIITLQTPQPAPFNLIMQERTFRQVGSHFAVGCEVRLFVARDVRYSMANFGVLTKYEDYTLYNFKIADYGHDDMLVQVKVQSLDRKAYTEAFMEADLRRDTVDFLGASPYIELQAYDEGVSEGIARWYRGDFHSHTTVSDGHATKAENDTMAKDAGLDFFHATDHTVFPTGWAATEGVSVLPATEITTPYGHFNYHFSTRSPFDGLPPVTPMSETTLLAFFHALSASNRRGLLAINHSLMPPWDMTLQDFPMTLCHTMEVITDPGYRTATLASAKALKVWSRLWNWGNDIVGIGASDNHFKKGEAYDGALTPSCIGIPSTYVLSRGNGLAALRQGFVEKAVSFCERGLPSMVFTDSAINGEHAGQNAVGRAVDLKEGELCFEWIGGAGYHQWVVDGRVVQSVPGTLSTFTFNQNDGAWVRVDVRDHTGRYIGSTNPLRFKSVTPRRTTWGEATQQRKLRGVLFDKDGTLIQFSDLWADATTTFIATLCDDPDARQRALSAVGIDDDGVRPGSPLAAGTLDEIAAVLCAVTGKDVDGHAMETVYGDYMTQHPEVIRPAGDIAALFTALKAQGLAIGVVSSDNHTLIEYTLDRLGVRDMVDGIYSGDRYPAKPDPTVVYKAAEDFGLDTEELAVVGDSPCDMFLGYYAGCAIGVKSDVSDEFLMRNNCDRYVETVDEVARYFSA from the coding sequence ATGACCTTATATCATACTATCCCTCTGCACATTCCCCAAAGCGTCTTCGGCGTGATCATTACGCTACAGACGCCGCAGCCGGCCCCCTTTAACTTAATTATGCAGGAACGCACCTTTCGCCAAGTAGGCAGTCACTTTGCCGTGGGGTGTGAGGTACGTCTATTTGTAGCTCGGGATGTGCGCTACAGTATGGCGAACTTCGGCGTCTTGACAAAATACGAAGATTACACCTTATATAATTTTAAAATCGCAGACTATGGACACGACGATATGCTGGTGCAGGTGAAGGTACAAAGCTTAGATCGAAAAGCCTATACTGAAGCCTTTATGGAAGCTGACCTCCGGCGGGATACAGTGGATTTCTTAGGAGCGTCGCCTTATATCGAGCTGCAAGCTTATGACGAGGGCGTCTCGGAGGGAATTGCACGGTGGTATCGAGGGGATTTTCACTCCCACACCACCGTCTCTGACGGCCACGCTACCAAGGCAGAGAATGATACCATGGCAAAGGACGCCGGTTTGGATTTCTTTCATGCCACGGATCACACCGTGTTTCCCACCGGTTGGGCGGCGACCGAAGGTGTGAGCGTCTTACCTGCCACGGAAATCACCACGCCCTATGGCCACTTCAACTACCACTTCAGTACGCGTTCGCCCTTTGACGGTCTGCCGCCGGTGACCCCGATGTCCGAGACGACGCTGCTGGCATTTTTTCACGCCTTAAGCGCATCAAATCGCCGAGGGCTTCTTGCTATCAACCACTCGCTGATGCCGCCGTGGGATATGACGCTTCAGGATTTTCCTATGACCTTGTGTCACACAATGGAAGTTATCACCGATCCGGGCTACCGGACGGCGACTTTGGCCTCGGCTAAAGCATTGAAGGTCTGGAGTCGATTGTGGAATTGGGGCAACGATATCGTCGGGATCGGTGCGTCGGACAATCACTTTAAAAAGGGGGAAGCCTACGACGGCGCCTTGACACCGTCGTGTATCGGGATCCCCTCGACTTATGTGCTGAGCCGAGGAAATGGTCTTGCAGCTTTACGGCAGGGTTTTGTAGAGAAGGCTGTCAGCTTTTGCGAAAGAGGGCTGCCGTCCATGGTCTTTACCGACAGCGCCATTAACGGTGAGCACGCGGGACAAAATGCCGTAGGTCGTGCAGTGGATTTGAAAGAAGGCGAGCTCTGTTTTGAATGGATCGGCGGTGCAGGGTACCATCAATGGGTGGTGGACGGCCGGGTAGTACAATCCGTTCCGGGGACGCTCAGCACGTTCACGTTCAATCAGAACGACGGTGCCTGGGTGCGAGTGGATGTGCGGGATCACACCGGCAGATATATCGGTTCGACCAATCCGCTTCGATTTAAAAGTGTGACGCCGCGAAGGACAACTTGGGGCGAAGCGACACAGCAGAGAAAGCTCCGTGGTGTCCTCTTTGATAAAGACGGCACGCTGATTCAGTTTTCTGATCTTTGGGCGGACGCCACAACGACCTTTATCGCAACGTTGTGTGACGATCCCGATGCGCGGCAAAGAGCTTTGTCAGCGGTGGGTATTGACGACGATGGTGTGCGTCCGGGGTCGCCTCTTGCCGCCGGGACCTTGGACGAGATTGCGGCAGTTCTTTGTGCTGTCACGGGCAAGGACGTGGACGGGCATGCGATGGAAACGGTCTACGGCGACTATATGACTCAACACCCGGAAGTGATCCGGCCGGCCGGGGACATTGCGGCATTATTCACCGCCTTAAAGGCACAGGGACTTGCTATCGGTGTGGTGAGTTCAGACAATCACACGCTCATCGAATACACTTTAGATCGCTTAGGCGTGCGGGACATGGTGGATGGCATCTACAGCGGTGACCGCTATCCGGCCAAGCCGGATCCGACGGTAGTCTATAAAGCTGCGGAAGACTTCGGCCTTGACACAGAAGAGCTTGCCGTGGTGGGGGACAGTCCTTGCGATATGTTTTTAGGTTATTATGCCGGCTGTGCCATTGGCGTAAAGAGTGATGTGTCCGATGAGTTTCTGATGCGAAACAACTGTGATAGGTATGTGGAGACTGTCGATGAGGTGGCACGGTATTTTAGCGCGTAG
- a CDS encoding alanine/glycine:cation symporter family protein, which translates to MQFISDLILAINDVLYYPILIIMLLACGLYFTFRTKFMQFSFFKESINVVAEKPNQGGVSSFQALMVSTASRVGTGNIVGISNAICLGGYGAVFWMWLIALIGGASAFIESTLAQIYKRRGDDGTSYGGPSYYIETALGSRTLGIIFAVALILTYAVGFNMLASFNLQDSFKVYGFYQPGVTPWIIGAVLALIAGYCIIGGGKRIIQFTSALVPIMGVLFVVVALIMIVVNIKNMPQVFSNIFSDAFNFRAIFGGVAGSSMVQGIKRGLYSNEAGMGSAPNAAASADVSHPVKQGLVQMLSVFIDTLVICSATAFMAMASGVVPTEELAGAPYVQEALSTVFGAYGNYFITISLSLFAFTTLLGNLYYVDSCIAYLNKKVPSKGFQLTYRIVAAVIIFVGAGMEMDFVWNLADLLMGLMCIINIPAILILGSQALKAFEDYRSQKRQNKNPVFLGRNIGLDESKLQYWK; encoded by the coding sequence ATGCAGTTTATTTCGGATCTCATCCTAGCGATTAACGATGTGCTCTACTATCCTATTCTCATCATTATGCTCTTGGCCTGCGGACTTTATTTTACCTTCCGCACCAAGTTCATGCAGTTTTCTTTTTTTAAAGAATCGATCAATGTGGTTGCTGAAAAACCGAATCAAGGCGGCGTCTCATCCTTTCAAGCTCTCATGGTCTCTACGGCGTCTCGCGTCGGGACAGGTAACATTGTAGGTATCTCCAATGCCATTTGCCTTGGCGGATACGGCGCAGTCTTTTGGATGTGGCTGATTGCACTGATCGGCGGCGCATCGGCATTTATTGAATCCACTCTGGCGCAAATTTACAAACGTCGCGGTGACGACGGTACCAGCTATGGCGGACCTTCCTACTACATAGAAACCGCACTCGGCTCTCGCACCCTCGGCATCATTTTTGCCGTGGCGCTGATTCTGACCTATGCTGTCGGATTTAATATGCTGGCATCGTTCAACTTACAGGACTCTTTTAAAGTCTACGGCTTTTATCAACCCGGCGTCACACCGTGGATCATCGGTGCTGTCCTTGCCTTGATTGCAGGGTACTGTATCATCGGTGGCGGGAAGCGGATTATTCAGTTTACTTCCGCCCTCGTTCCGATTATGGGTGTGCTCTTCGTCGTTGTCGCTCTCATCATGATTGTGGTAAATATCAAAAACATGCCGCAAGTGTTCAGCAATATCTTTTCCGATGCTTTTAACTTCCGTGCTATTTTCGGCGGCGTGGCCGGCTCCAGTATGGTTCAAGGTATCAAACGCGGTCTTTATTCTAATGAAGCCGGTATGGGATCCGCACCGAATGCTGCAGCGTCCGCAGACGTGTCTCACCCTGTCAAACAAGGTCTTGTACAAATGCTCTCCGTATTCATCGATACACTGGTCATCTGTTCCGCCACAGCCTTTATGGCTATGGCATCCGGCGTTGTACCGACAGAGGAACTGGCCGGAGCGCCTTATGTGCAGGAAGCGTTGAGTACTGTCTTCGGTGCTTACGGTAACTACTTCATCACCATTTCCCTTTCTCTCTTTGCATTTACTACACTGCTGGGCAACCTCTACTATGTAGACTCCTGCATTGCCTATCTGAACAAGAAGGTGCCTTCTAAAGGCTTCCAATTGACCTACCGCATTGTCGCCGCTGTGATTATCTTTGTCGGTGCAGGTATGGAAATGGATTTTGTGTGGAACTTAGCGGACCTGCTTATGGGATTGATGTGTATCATCAATATTCCTGCCATTTTGATTCTGGGTTCGCAGGCGTTAAAAGCCTTTGAAGATTATCGCTCCCAAAAACGTCAAAACAAGAATCCGGTCTTTTTGGGCCGCAATATCGGACTGGACGAGTCCAAATTGCAATACTGGAAATAA
- the ggt gene encoding gamma-glutamyltransferase, whose protein sequence is MKKGSKRLLSSFLVLLLMLQVLVPTKLWAAIPAPVKDTGTGLVMSTNPLANQVGKDVLDQGGNAIDAAVAVGYMLSVVHPSAGNIGGGGFALIHTADGKTKALDFREMAPKKATKDMYLDKDGNVVEGKSVTGYQAAGVPGTVKGMSDMLNEYGTMQLSDLLQPAIKTAREGFALTERQAETFVEEKERMQQFETTSRYFFKANGEAYKENEVLKQEDLAKTLERIAKYGPSDFYRGETAKLIVKDMEKHGGLITAEDLADYKTVWREPVKGTYRGYDIISMSPPSSGGTHIIEILNIMENADVKNMGALSSETIHLMAEAERQAYADRAEYMGDPAFVKVPVNELIDKAYAKKIYQRIVDNKDKAIPSSEVKAGLELPYESDQTTHYSVIDSKGNAVSVTYTINWTFGSGAAVDGAGFLLNDEMDDFSVKPGVANIYGAVGGDANAIEGGKRPLSSMSPTIILKDGELYMVVGSPGGTRIITTVLQVISNVIDHEMTLSEAVAAPRFHMQWQPDVIRVEKDTLVKDVEKNLEAMGYKISKEPVMGDVNAILRDLDTGAFYGAKDPRTEF, encoded by the coding sequence ATGAAAAAAGGCAGCAAACGATTACTCAGCAGTTTCCTGGTGCTTTTGTTAATGCTTCAAGTATTGGTTCCGACCAAATTATGGGCAGCTATACCGGCGCCTGTGAAAGATACAGGGACCGGACTTGTCATGAGCACCAATCCGTTGGCGAACCAAGTCGGTAAAGACGTTTTAGATCAAGGCGGCAACGCTATAGATGCAGCCGTTGCGGTAGGTTATATGCTTTCTGTTGTGCACCCTTCAGCAGGTAATATCGGCGGAGGCGGATTTGCCTTGATTCATACGGCCGACGGCAAAACCAAAGCTTTGGACTTCAGAGAAATGGCGCCGAAGAAAGCGACTAAAGATATGTATCTGGACAAAGACGGCAATGTCGTTGAAGGCAAAAGTGTCACCGGCTATCAGGCTGCCGGCGTTCCCGGTACCGTTAAAGGTATGAGTGATATGCTCAATGAATATGGCACGATGCAGTTGAGCGATTTATTGCAGCCTGCCATTAAGACGGCACGAGAAGGTTTTGCCCTCACTGAACGCCAAGCTGAAACTTTTGTAGAAGAAAAAGAACGCATGCAACAATTCGAAACGACGAGTCGCTATTTCTTCAAAGCAAACGGTGAGGCATATAAAGAGAATGAAGTATTAAAACAGGAAGATCTGGCCAAAACCCTTGAGCGTATTGCGAAGTACGGGCCGTCAGATTTTTATCGCGGCGAGACGGCAAAACTGATCGTCAAAGACATGGAAAAACATGGCGGGCTGATCACAGCTGAAGATCTGGCCGATTATAAGACGGTCTGGAGAGAACCGGTCAAAGGTACGTACCGTGGCTATGATATCATCTCAATGAGTCCGCCGTCCTCCGGAGGCACGCACATCATTGAAATTTTAAACATCATGGAAAATGCCGATGTGAAAAATATGGGTGCACTTTCTTCCGAGACCATTCATCTCATGGCGGAAGCGGAACGTCAAGCGTATGCAGATCGTGCCGAGTACATGGGCGATCCTGCCTTTGTCAAAGTACCGGTCAATGAATTGATCGATAAAGCGTATGCGAAAAAAATCTATCAACGCATCGTGGACAACAAGGACAAAGCGATCCCAAGCTCTGAAGTCAAAGCGGGATTGGAACTTCCTTACGAATCCGATCAAACGACACACTACTCCGTCATTGACTCCAAAGGCAATGCCGTATCGGTGACTTACACGATCAACTGGACCTTCGGTTCAGGTGCTGCGGTCGACGGCGCGGGGTTCCTGTTAAATGATGAGATGGACGACTTCTCCGTAAAACCCGGCGTAGCCAATATTTACGGGGCAGTGGGCGGCGACGCCAATGCCATCGAAGGCGGCAAGCGTCCGCTCTCGTCCATGTCGCCGACGATAATCTTAAAAGACGGTGAACTGTACATGGTAGTGGGAAGTCCCGGCGGAACACGTATTATCACCACGGTACTCCAAGTCATATCCAATGTCATTGACCACGAGATGACTTTATCGGAAGCCGTTGCAGCACCGAGATTCCATATGCAGTGGCAACCGGATGTGATTCGTGTCGAAAAAGACACCTTGGTCAAAGATGTTGAGAAAAATTTGGAAGCCATGGGTTATAAGATTTCCAAAGAACCGGTAATGGGCGATGTCAACGCTATTCTCCGTGACCTGGATACAGGTGCGTTCTATGGGGCTAAAGATCCGAGAACGGAATTCTAA
- the rpoB gene encoding DNA-directed RNA polymerase subunit beta translates to MAHPVKYGKRERMSFSRIAEVQSLPNLLEVQTSSFDWLIKEGLREVFDEVSPIEDYSGNLILEFVDYYVSDDKKYSIDESKERDTNYAAPLKVKVRLINTETGEVKEQEVFMGDLPLMTPTGTFIINGSERVVVSQLVRSPGSYYKEETDKTGKKLYSATVIPNRGAWLEYETDAQGVINVRIDRTRKIPVTILLRAIGVESNLEITDVLGESEALIKTFEKDPTSSKTEALIEIYKKLRPGEPPTIESAQSLFENMFFDNRRYDLAHVGRYKFNKKLGISKRIVGHYASDDVIHPETGELIASKGDRFTKTMAGAVERAGINKLIITVKSIREDEPDRDVIVIGNNFAYADDFELDFDLRELGFREKIYYPLFKEIVDAFEGDEDALKAELKKNYRRLSPKHITIDDIVASVNYEFGLMKGVGVVDDIDHLGNRRIRSVGELLQNQFRIGVSRMERVIRERMTVQDVDATTPQSLINIRPVTAAIKEFFGSSQLSQFMDQNNPLSELTHKRRLSALGPGGLSRDRAGFEVRDVHNSHYGRMCPIETPEGPNIGLITSLTTYARINEYGFLETPYRKVVDGVVTDTIEYITADVEYEQIIAQSNEILDENGAFVNERVVARGYEGVVDIFDSKAVTYMDVSPQQIVAVGTSMIPFLENDDANRALMGANMQRQAVPLLTTEAPIIGTGIEYRAAKDSGVAIVCGVDGTIAKVDARHITVKADSDGSKTTYHLHKFVGANQGTTINQRPIVKVGQKVQAGEIIADGPSTDMGEMALGKNILIAFMNWEGYNYEDAMLVNKDLIIDDTLTSLHIEEYESEARDTKLGPEEITRDIPNVGDDMLKDLDERGVIRIGAEVKPGTILVGKVTPKGETELSAEERLLRAIFGEKAREVRDTSLRLPHGEQGIVVDVKTFTRAGGDELQPGVNEMVRVFIATKRKIQVGDKMCGRHGNKGVISRVMPAEDMPYMPDGTPIQIVLNPLGVPSRMNLGQVLEVHLGLAAKKLGWHVATPVFDGANEADIQEALEMAGYPTDGKIQLRDGRTGEEFDHPVTVGYMYMLKLHHLVDEKIHARSTGPYSLVTQQPLGGKAQFGGQRFGEMEVWALEAYGASYTLQEMLTVKSDDIVGRVKTYEAIVKGENIPEPGVPESFKVLIKELQALALEITVLDENGSEVDLKVDDEDLDKIDNVSKDKEDMKDLIESAPGTQSGIKKISGASIEEGDFEDDSDFDEDEDDMDGHHEVDLDDPDFDTED, encoded by the coding sequence TTGGCACATCCTGTTAAGTATGGGAAAAGAGAAAGAATGAGTTTTTCTCGAATTGCCGAGGTACAAAGCTTGCCAAATCTTCTCGAAGTGCAGACGAGCTCATTTGATTGGTTAATCAAAGAGGGCTTACGAGAAGTGTTTGATGAAGTATCTCCAATCGAGGACTACTCAGGGAACTTAATTTTGGAATTCGTGGACTACTACGTTTCCGACGACAAGAAATACTCCATTGATGAATCTAAAGAGCGAGACACCAACTATGCCGCACCGCTCAAGGTGAAGGTTCGACTCATCAACACCGAAACCGGTGAAGTGAAAGAACAGGAAGTGTTTATGGGCGATCTTCCGCTCATGACACCGACAGGCACATTTATCATCAACGGTTCCGAGCGGGTTGTCGTCTCTCAGCTCGTGCGCAGTCCCGGCAGCTATTATAAGGAAGAAACGGACAAGACCGGCAAAAAACTTTACTCCGCAACGGTGATTCCAAACCGTGGGGCATGGCTGGAGTATGAAACCGACGCACAAGGTGTTATCAACGTACGCATTGATCGGACGCGGAAAATTCCGGTGACGATTTTACTTCGGGCTATCGGCGTGGAATCCAACTTGGAAATCACCGACGTGTTAGGCGAAAGTGAGGCCCTGATCAAAACTTTTGAAAAGGATCCGACTTCCAGTAAAACGGAAGCCCTCATTGAAATCTACAAAAAGCTCCGTCCGGGCGAGCCGCCTACCATTGAATCGGCTCAGTCGCTGTTTGAAAATATGTTTTTCGACAACCGACGTTACGATTTAGCTCACGTTGGACGCTATAAGTTCAATAAAAAACTGGGCATCTCCAAGCGTATCGTGGGGCACTATGCCAGCGATGATGTCATTCATCCGGAAACTGGCGAGCTCATTGCAAGTAAGGGCGATCGTTTCACGAAAACCATGGCAGGAGCGGTGGAACGGGCAGGGATTAACAAGCTCATCATCACTGTTAAGAGCATTCGCGAAGATGAACCGGATCGAGATGTCATTGTCATCGGCAACAACTTTGCCTATGCCGATGATTTTGAACTCGATTTTGATCTGCGTGAGCTTGGCTTTAGAGAAAAGATTTACTATCCGCTGTTTAAAGAAATCGTCGATGCCTTTGAGGGCGACGAAGACGCTTTAAAAGCGGAACTCAAGAAAAATTACCGACGACTCAGTCCGAAACATATAACTATTGATGACATTGTAGCTTCAGTGAACTATGAATTCGGTCTGATGAAAGGCGTTGGCGTGGTGGATGATATTGACCACCTTGGCAACCGCCGCATTCGCAGTGTCGGAGAACTGTTACAAAATCAATTCCGCATCGGGGTCTCCCGCATGGAACGTGTGATTCGGGAACGGATGACTGTCCAAGATGTAGATGCCACGACACCGCAGTCGCTGATCAACATTCGTCCTGTGACTGCAGCCATTAAGGAATTTTTCGGTTCTTCACAACTTTCTCAATTTATGGACCAAAACAACCCTCTATCAGAATTAACCCACAAAAGAAGGCTTTCTGCACTAGGACCTGGTGGGTTGAGTAGAGATAGAGCCGGTTTCGAAGTGCGTGACGTCCATAATTCCCATTACGGCAGAATGTGTCCGATTGAGACACCGGAAGGTCCGAACATTGGACTGATCACCTCGCTAACGACCTATGCTCGTATTAACGAGTACGGTTTTTTGGAAACGCCATACCGCAAAGTGGTGGATGGTGTCGTTACCGACACCATTGAATACATCACTGCTGATGTGGAGTACGAACAAATCATTGCGCAATCTAATGAAATTCTTGATGAAAACGGTGCGTTTGTCAACGAACGTGTGGTGGCCCGTGGTTATGAAGGGGTCGTGGATATCTTCGATTCCAAGGCAGTCACTTACATGGACGTCTCACCGCAACAAATCGTTGCTGTAGGGACATCGATGATTCCGTTTTTGGAAAATGACGATGCCAACCGTGCTCTCATGGGGGCGAACATGCAGCGTCAAGCTGTGCCGCTATTGACTACGGAAGCACCAATTATTGGTACGGGCATTGAGTACCGCGCTGCGAAAGACTCCGGCGTTGCTATTGTGTGCGGCGTGGACGGCACCATTGCCAAAGTCGATGCAAGACACATTACTGTCAAGGCGGACAGCGACGGGTCAAAGACGACTTATCATCTCCATAAATTTGTCGGTGCGAACCAAGGTACCACGATCAACCAGCGTCCTATTGTGAAGGTAGGTCAAAAAGTCCAAGCCGGTGAAATTATAGCCGACGGACCGTCTACTGATATGGGAGAAATGGCCCTTGGCAAAAATATTCTCATTGCCTTCATGAACTGGGAAGGCTACAACTATGAAGACGCCATGCTGGTCAATAAAGATCTGATTATTGACGATACGTTAACGTCTCTGCACATTGAAGAGTATGAATCTGAAGCGCGTGATACTAAGCTCGGGCCTGAAGAAATCACCCGAGATATTCCAAATGTTGGCGATGATATGCTCAAGGATTTGGACGAACGCGGTGTCATTCGAATCGGTGCCGAAGTTAAGCCGGGCACGATTCTCGTAGGGAAAGTCACACCGAAAGGTGAGACGGAACTGTCTGCGGAAGAACGCCTCTTGCGTGCCATCTTCGGTGAAAAGGCTCGGGAAGTACGTGACACCTCGCTGCGTTTGCCTCACGGTGAACAAGGCATCGTCGTTGATGTTAAGACGTTTACACGAGCCGGCGGTGATGAACTGCAACCGGGTGTCAATGAAATGGTGCGTGTCTTTATCGCTACCAAACGCAAGATTCAAGTTGGGGACAAAATGTGCGGTCGCCATGGTAATAAGGGGGTCATCTCCCGAGTTATGCCGGCAGAAGATATGCCATATATGCCGGACGGCACGCCAATCCAAATTGTTTTGAATCCTCTCGGGGTTCCGTCACGTATGAACTTGGGACAGGTTCTGGAAGTTCACCTTGGACTTGCTGCCAAGAAACTGGGATGGCACGTAGCCACACCGGTCTTTGACGGTGCCAATGAAGCGGATATTCAGGAAGCGCTTGAGATGGCCGGCTACCCGACTGACGGTAAGATTCAGCTTCGTGACGGTCGAACCGGTGAAGAATTTGACCATCCCGTCACAGTGGGCTATATGTATATGCTCAAACTTCACCATTTGGTTGATGAAAAGATTCACGCGCGTTCTACCGGACCGTACTCTTTGGTCACGCAACAACCGCTCGGCGGAAAAGCTCAGTTTGGTGGACAACGCTTTGGAGAGATGGAAGTGTGGGCTCTTGAAGCTTACGGGGCGTCCTATACGCTTCAGGAAATGCTCACCGTTAAGAGTGATGACATTGTCGGTCGTGTCAAGACCTATGAAGCCATTGTCAAAGGTGAAAACATTCCGGAACCGGGTGTGCCGGAATCCTTTAAGGTGCTGATTAAGGAACTTCAAGCGCTCGCCCTTGAGATCACCGTGCTGGATGAAAACGGCAGTGAAGTGGATCTGAAAGTAGACGATGAAGACTTGGATAAAATCGACAATGTGTCCAAAGACAAGGAAGACATGAAAGACCTCATTGAAAGTGCACCGGGCACTCAAAGCGGGATCAAGAAAATTTCGGGAGCGTCCATTGAAGAGGGCGATTTTGAAGATGATAGCGACTTTGACGAGGATGAGGACGACATGGACGGGCACCATGAAGTAGATTTAGACGACCCTGATTTCGATACGGAAGATTAG
- the glsA gene encoding glutaminase A, with amino-acid sequence MKRLLTFSQELLDRAVELGRKYTRYGEVADYIPELKKQNFQNVALAVIQNGEALYAGEVDTPFSIQSIVKVILYALALENYTVDELKRNVGLKPSAKPFNSVIELELSKKNVPVNPFINAGAIVTVALLHEIYQEKTMGVILNYVSKFLGRDVTYSQDIFMSERVSSFANRTLTYLMLTKGILPKDLEVEEVLDVYFKSCSIMVTCKDLAHMSYVLSNKGVNPDGTRVIDEDIARVLRTLMATCGTYDYAGDFAVRVGIPAKSGVGGGIVTASLDGYGLAVYSPGLDSHGNSYSGVRMLEFLSRELGLNIY; translated from the coding sequence GTGAAACGTTTGCTCACATTTAGCCAAGAGCTTCTGGATCGTGCTGTGGAATTGGGAAGGAAGTACACCCGTTATGGCGAAGTCGCCGACTACATACCGGAGCTCAAAAAACAAAATTTTCAAAATGTGGCACTGGCTGTCATTCAAAACGGCGAGGCGCTCTATGCCGGAGAAGTAGACACGCCTTTTTCCATTCAGTCCATCGTCAAGGTGATTTTATATGCGCTTGCTCTTGAAAATTACACGGTGGACGAACTCAAACGCAACGTCGGGCTCAAGCCGTCGGCGAAACCGTTTAACAGTGTCATTGAGCTGGAGCTTTCCAAAAAAAATGTGCCGGTCAATCCTTTCATCAATGCCGGCGCGATTGTCACGGTGGCCTTGCTTCATGAAATCTACCAAGAGAAGACCATGGGTGTGATTCTGAACTATGTGTCCAAATTTCTTGGGAGGGACGTGACGTACTCGCAGGATATCTTTATGTCGGAGCGCGTGAGCTCCTTTGCCAATCGGACGTTGACCTATCTCATGCTGACCAAGGGCATTCTGCCGAAGGATTTGGAAGTCGAAGAGGTGCTGGATGTCTATTTTAAATCCTGCAGCATTATGGTGACGTGTAAAGACTTGGCACATATGAGTTATGTCCTGTCCAACAAAGGCGTGAACCCCGACGGAACACGGGTCATTGACGAGGACATTGCTCGAGTTTTACGGACGTTGATGGCCACCTGCGGCACGTATGATTATGCAGGGGACTTTGCTGTGCGAGTGGGGATTCCTGCGAAGAGCGGCGTGGGCGGCGGCATTGTCACGGCATCGTTAGACGGGTACGGTCTTGCGGTCTACAGTCCGGGGCTCGACAGTCACGGCAACAGTTACTCCGGAGTGCGGATGTTGGAATTCCTCTCCCGAGAGCTGGGTTTAAATATCTATTAA